In Roseimicrobium gellanilyticum, the following are encoded in one genomic region:
- a CDS encoding ABC-F family ATP-binding cassette domain-containing protein codes for MLSANELTLSYGNHRLLDGITLAVNEGEKVGLVGRNGTGKTSLLKILAGTERADTGDLSIRRGLRIGYLPQEFELDGSLTVLENIRNGAADLIDMIARYEAGEGSEAEHADLLHHIEAADGWNLDSRIKSIVTALSAPPLDAPVGPLSGGEKRRVALSRALVSQPDLLLLDEPTNHLDSESIRWLEDYLRSFPGAVIFVTHDRYFLDVIATRILELADGKCFSHEGNYTAYLESKAARQAIAEQTERRRQRFLRTELEWVRAGVKARGTKSRHRLDMFYQIEGLQAPPEEREMDLLLPPPAEIGNVAVELDGAGAMVVDEMGQERWLFRNLTASLKPGQCTGIVGRNGAGKTTLLRLCMGTRQPDEGTVAIGKKAAFNYIDQARMQLNGNGTVLAEVVDHDEIVFFGTQKLGARGYLRRFLFNDDRINEKVELLSGGERARLMLAKVLKRGGNIIVLDEPTNDLDLQSLRILEEALSDFDGTSIVVSHDRYFLDRVCDQIIAFEDAGVHVQVGNYSYYLEKRREREQRDKAYIQAAKVDKQPAANAAAASKTSTKPRKLSFKETRELEGIEEAILAAEEKVQTLDTTLNDPSFYITRSAEAPAMIAELETAKAEVARLYARWEELEGIKAAAQGA; via the coding sequence ATGCTCTCCGCCAACGAACTCACCCTCAGCTATGGCAATCACCGACTGCTGGACGGGATCACGCTGGCAGTGAACGAAGGCGAAAAGGTGGGCCTCGTAGGGCGCAACGGCACCGGCAAGACCAGCCTGCTGAAGATCCTCGCCGGCACGGAGCGCGCGGATACGGGCGACCTTTCCATTCGTCGCGGACTGCGCATCGGCTACCTGCCGCAGGAGTTTGAATTGGATGGGAGTCTGACGGTGCTGGAGAACATCCGCAACGGAGCCGCTGACCTCATCGACATGATCGCGCGGTATGAGGCGGGCGAAGGCAGCGAAGCCGAGCATGCGGACCTGCTGCATCACATCGAGGCGGCCGATGGCTGGAATCTTGATTCACGCATCAAGTCCATCGTCACGGCACTCTCTGCACCTCCGCTGGATGCCCCGGTGGGTCCACTCTCCGGGGGGGAGAAGCGTCGCGTGGCCCTGAGCCGTGCTCTCGTCTCACAGCCGGATCTGCTGCTGCTGGATGAGCCGACGAACCACCTCGACTCCGAATCCATCCGCTGGCTGGAAGATTACCTGCGCAGCTTTCCCGGCGCGGTGATCTTCGTCACGCACGATCGCTATTTCCTGGATGTCATCGCCACACGCATCCTCGAGCTCGCAGATGGGAAATGCTTCTCCCACGAAGGAAACTACACCGCCTATCTCGAGTCCAAGGCCGCACGCCAGGCCATCGCGGAGCAAACAGAACGCCGCCGTCAGCGTTTTCTGCGTACTGAGCTGGAATGGGTCCGCGCTGGCGTGAAGGCCCGCGGCACGAAATCGCGCCACCGGCTCGACATGTTCTATCAGATCGAAGGCCTGCAAGCCCCACCTGAGGAGCGCGAGATGGACCTCCTCCTGCCACCTCCGGCAGAAATCGGCAACGTGGCTGTGGAACTGGATGGCGCAGGCGCGATGGTCGTGGATGAGATGGGCCAGGAGCGCTGGCTGTTCCGCAACCTCACCGCTTCACTGAAGCCCGGACAATGCACCGGCATCGTCGGTCGCAATGGAGCGGGCAAGACCACTTTGCTGCGTCTCTGCATGGGCACACGCCAGCCCGATGAAGGCACCGTGGCCATTGGCAAGAAGGCCGCGTTCAACTACATCGACCAGGCGCGCATGCAGCTCAATGGCAACGGCACCGTGCTCGCAGAGGTGGTGGACCACGATGAGATTGTCTTCTTCGGAACGCAGAAGCTCGGCGCGCGCGGCTACCTGCGCCGTTTCCTCTTCAACGATGACCGCATCAATGAGAAAGTGGAGCTCCTCTCCGGCGGCGAGCGAGCACGATTGATGCTCGCCAAGGTGTTGAAGCGCGGCGGCAACATCATCGTGCTGGACGAGCCCACCAACGACTTGGACCTGCAAAGCCTGCGCATCCTTGAAGAAGCCCTGAGCGACTTCGATGGCACCAGCATCGTGGTGAGTCACGATCGCTACTTCCTCGATCGTGTGTGCGATCAAATCATCGCCTTCGAAGACGCCGGCGTGCACGTACAGGTTGGCAACTACAGCTACTACCTGGAGAAGCGTCGCGAACGTGAACAGCGCGACAAGGCCTACATCCAGGCCGCGAAGGTGGACAAGCAGCCCGCTGCGAACGCTGCTGCTGCATCGAAGACTTCAACGAAGCCTCGCAAACTGAGCTTCAAGGAAACGCGTGAACTCGAAGGCATCGAAGAAGCCATCCTCGCCGCCGAGGAGAAGGTGCAGACGCTCGACACGACGCTGAACGATCCCAGCTTCTACATCACCCGCTCCGCCGAAGCCCCTGCGATGATCGCGGAACTGGAAACGGCGAAAGCCGAAGTCGCACGGCTCTATGCCCGCTGGGAAGAGCTGGAAGGGATCAAGGCGGCGGCACAAGGAGCTTAG
- a CDS encoding lipid II flippase family protein: MDTNLLVICGLTFVIHLIGTLAYAARIAGIRTGHIATALTLFNVLVLISRTSNSFQAPFLAKRIEVSLAESMAPLFADFQWILGAAALATAVGAILVPTAQRALSRAVALLQVHRSMFRLVCHGMHPRRLLLMRRYLTLPSRGNLRAMQTRGGLSWNFIVLNVVAVALWTVGVFAALYAGALEPQFRVTCSNLSAIINGLATIIMFLVLDPQLSLMTDDAARQRVGQGQFRAAVTSLVGARLAGVLLAQLLLVPAAMLIAQVARWI; the protein is encoded by the coding sequence ATGGATACCAACCTGCTCGTGATCTGCGGTCTGACGTTTGTCATCCACCTCATCGGGACCCTGGCTTATGCCGCCCGTATTGCGGGAATCCGGACGGGGCACATCGCCACAGCGTTGACGCTCTTCAATGTGCTGGTGCTGATCTCGCGGACCTCGAATTCCTTTCAGGCACCCTTCCTTGCGAAGCGCATCGAAGTTTCCCTCGCGGAATCCATGGCTCCGTTGTTTGCAGACTTTCAGTGGATTCTCGGCGCTGCCGCGTTGGCGACCGCTGTGGGCGCGATTCTGGTACCCACGGCGCAACGCGCTCTCTCGCGTGCGGTCGCGTTGTTGCAGGTGCATCGTTCGATGTTCCGGCTGGTGTGCCACGGCATGCATCCGCGCCGGTTGCTGCTCATGCGGCGCTATCTCACTCTGCCTTCACGTGGAAATCTCCGGGCCATGCAGACGCGTGGCGGGCTCTCGTGGAATTTTATCGTGCTCAACGTGGTGGCGGTCGCACTTTGGACGGTGGGTGTTTTCGCTGCCCTGTATGCCGGTGCCTTGGAGCCCCAGTTCCGGGTGACCTGCAGCAACCTCTCCGCCATCATCAATGGCCTCGCGACCATCATCATGTTCCTGGTACTCGATCCACAGCTCTCGCTGATGACTGATGATGCCGCGCGGCAGCGGGTGGGGCAGGGGCAGTTCCGGGCGGCGGTCACGTCATTGGTGGGCGCGCGTCTTGCTGGGGTGCTTCTCGCGCAGTTGCTCCTGGTGCCAGCGGCCATGTTGATTGCGCAGGTGGCGCGGTGGATTTGA
- a CDS encoding class I SAM-dependent methyltransferase, with protein MPSESPSSFTALPTAVQWSHQIVGPRLRAGDWVVDATAGNGHDSLFLAQRVLPGGRVFTFDLQAQAIEKTRENLASHLTIQQLAEVSLHHAGHERMAELLPAEARGRLRTVMFNFGYLPGGDKKVITQEATSLAAVRIALEWLAEDGIMTVVLYPGHEGGREEASSVECLITALPSMEFEAQRIGFLNFRSSTPFCIAVRRRAVNA; from the coding sequence ATGCCTTCCGAATCTCCATCTTCCTTCACCGCTCTTCCCACTGCTGTGCAGTGGTCGCATCAGATCGTGGGGCCACGTCTGCGTGCGGGCGATTGGGTGGTCGATGCCACGGCGGGAAACGGCCATGACTCACTCTTCCTGGCGCAACGAGTGCTTCCCGGCGGACGTGTGTTCACGTTCGATCTGCAAGCGCAGGCGATTGAAAAGACGCGTGAGAATCTGGCGAGCCATCTGACCATTCAGCAGCTGGCGGAGGTGTCCCTGCACCATGCCGGACACGAGCGCATGGCGGAGCTGTTGCCGGCTGAGGCGCGCGGACGTCTGCGCACGGTGATGTTCAACTTTGGTTACCTGCCTGGCGGAGACAAGAAAGTCATCACGCAAGAGGCAACCTCACTTGCAGCCGTGCGCATTGCGCTGGAGTGGCTCGCTGAGGACGGCATCATGACCGTCGTGCTATATCCTGGTCACGAGGGTGGCAGGGAGGAGGCGAGCTCGGTGGAGTGCCTGATCACGGCACTGCCATCCATGGAGTTTGAGGCTCAGCGCATCGGCTTCCTCAACTTCCGATCCTCGACGCCTTTCTGCATCGCGGTGCGACGACGGGCCGTGAACGCTTGA
- the secG gene encoding preprotein translocase subunit SecG, which translates to MSILIGFLMVLTAIVCLLLVLIVLMQRPRQEGLGATFGAGMMDSLAGAQATNVLQKGTAWLGGLMFLLTFVLAALLAHNAPKPKASLAGEGSAPAPVVAPAAPETPAPVPGAPAVPAPAENKPATAPAPAAPAPETKPTEPVKPADAVPAAPASTPTPAPTPAPAPSAAPASTPAPAPTAPAPAPENKPASELPVAPAPVPSTPPAPPAPAPSGN; encoded by the coding sequence ATGTCCATTCTTATCGGTTTCCTCATGGTGCTGACGGCGATCGTCTGTCTGCTCCTCGTCCTCATCGTCCTGATGCAGCGCCCGCGTCAGGAGGGTCTTGGTGCGACTTTCGGCGCTGGCATGATGGACTCTCTGGCCGGTGCGCAAGCGACCAATGTGCTGCAGAAGGGCACGGCGTGGCTTGGCGGTTTGATGTTCTTGCTGACCTTCGTCCTGGCGGCGCTTCTGGCGCACAACGCTCCGAAGCCCAAGGCTTCCCTGGCGGGTGAAGGCAGCGCTCCCGCTCCCGTGGTGGCTCCTGCCGCGCCTGAGACCCCGGCACCCGTTCCGGGCGCTCCTGCAGTCCCTGCCCCTGCGGAAAACAAGCCTGCTACGGCTCCCGCGCCTGCGGCTCCTGCTCCTGAAACCAAGCCGACCGAGCCCGTGAAGCCCGCCGACGCTGTTCCTGCTGCTCCAGCCAGCACTCCTACCCCGGCTCCGACGCCTGCGCCCGCACCTTCCGCTGCCCCGGCCAGCACCCCTGCGCCTGCTCCTACAGCCCCTGCGCCTGCTCCCGAGAACAAGCCCGCAAGCGAGCTTCCGGTGGCTCCCGCACCCGTGCCCAGCACGCCTCCGGCACCTCCCGCTCCTGCCCCTTCGGGTAACTAA
- a CDS encoding M28 family peptidase codes for MKAPHLLASTLFAAAATLLTPSPSRADEAAFLTGIRQLTFEGKRAGEGYFSADGKKMIFQSEREADNPFYQIYLMDLETGDQRRVSPGFGKTTCAWIYPDDNRILFASTHLDPEAKAKQDAEFKERQSNRVRKYSWDYDEHFDLFSYSLSDNKLTQLTSSVGYDAEGAVSPDGRQIVFASNRAAYEGQLSASDAERLKIDKQYFMDIYVMNADGTNARRLTDVPGYDGGPFFSADGSRICWRRFDEKGMTAEIHTMKTDGSDQRQITKVGAMSWAPYFHPSGDYLIFTNNVNGFANFELYIVDALGKHDPVRITGTDGFDGLPVFSPDGKKLSWTSGRTANSNSQIFIADWNDAAARKTLGLDKPSTGAVAEKGTAPKPGTVEPPPGAPDLSTTSAEITPADMKQHITYLASDALQGRLTGTPGEKLATEYMASVFQQLGLVPFGDDNTYYSNFEFTAGVALGEGNKMELTSASQKMHLTSDQDWRPLSFSQTGDIAASEIVFAGYGIETPDNWTDSNGKKLEPYSSYFHLDVKDKWVLVLRYLPENLSQDRRNELLRFTSLRHKALTARQKGARGIIVASGPNSKVVEQLVPLTFDASLASSGIAAVSVTDATADRILAAAEIGKTLVQLQSDLDKGDPIQGIPLGKLKLSAHIAIAQEKKKGRNVLAVLCKGTEPDFHTAPIIIGAHIDHLGTNGGSSSRAKGGDVHKIHHGADDNASGSAGVLEIAQWLVDMKKQGKLDQKRDILFAAWSGEELGLLGSTHFCESLAKMIKGDPNAKLTGMLAAVLNMDMIGRFNKNLVLQGVGSSSWWPREIEQRNAPLGIPITTQNDAHLATDSTTFYTRGIPTLNAFTGAHEDYHMPSDTADKINYEKAAQVAKFMGLVTRSLSTTFDAPDYIAMEAPKNQGTRTGLRVYLGTIPDYAQGDIKGVKLSGVSPVGPAAKAGVKAGDIITKLGDKDIQNIYDYTYVMGEMKIGKETTIIVQREGKPVELKIVPGSRD; via the coding sequence ATGAAAGCCCCGCACCTCCTCGCCTCCACTCTTTTCGCCGCTGCCGCCACCCTCCTCACGCCCTCCCCTTCCCGGGCGGACGAGGCAGCTTTTTTGACCGGCATCCGCCAGCTCACCTTTGAAGGCAAACGCGCCGGGGAGGGCTACTTCAGCGCGGACGGGAAGAAGATGATCTTCCAGAGTGAGCGTGAGGCGGACAACCCCTTCTACCAAATCTACCTGATGGATCTGGAAACCGGCGACCAGCGCCGCGTTTCCCCCGGCTTTGGAAAGACCACCTGCGCCTGGATCTACCCGGATGACAATCGCATCCTCTTCGCCTCCACCCACCTCGACCCGGAAGCAAAGGCCAAGCAGGACGCCGAGTTCAAGGAACGCCAGAGCAATCGCGTGCGGAAGTACTCGTGGGACTACGACGAGCACTTTGACCTCTTCTCCTATTCACTGTCCGACAACAAGCTCACGCAGCTCACCAGCTCCGTCGGCTACGATGCGGAGGGTGCCGTCTCCCCGGATGGACGCCAGATCGTCTTCGCCAGCAATCGCGCCGCCTATGAAGGCCAGCTCAGCGCCTCCGACGCAGAGCGCCTGAAGATCGACAAGCAGTACTTCATGGACATCTACGTGATGAATGCGGACGGCACGAACGCGCGCCGCCTCACGGATGTACCCGGCTATGATGGCGGCCCCTTCTTCAGCGCGGATGGCTCGCGCATCTGCTGGCGGCGCTTTGATGAGAAAGGCATGACTGCCGAGATCCACACCATGAAGACAGATGGCTCCGACCAGCGCCAGATCACCAAGGTGGGCGCCATGTCCTGGGCACCGTATTTCCACCCCAGTGGTGACTACCTGATCTTCACAAACAACGTGAACGGCTTCGCCAACTTCGAGCTCTACATCGTGGACGCGCTGGGCAAACACGACCCGGTGCGCATCACCGGGACGGATGGCTTCGATGGACTGCCGGTCTTCTCTCCCGATGGCAAGAAGCTGAGCTGGACCAGCGGCCGCACGGCGAACAGCAACTCGCAAATCTTCATCGCCGACTGGAATGATGCCGCGGCACGCAAGACCCTGGGACTGGACAAGCCCAGCACGGGCGCCGTCGCTGAGAAAGGCACGGCACCCAAACCCGGCACTGTGGAGCCACCCCCGGGCGCACCGGATCTCTCCACCACCAGTGCAGAGATCACACCCGCGGACATGAAACAGCACATCACCTACCTCGCGAGTGATGCACTGCAGGGCCGCCTCACGGGCACACCCGGCGAAAAACTCGCCACCGAGTACATGGCCAGCGTCTTCCAACAACTCGGCCTGGTTCCCTTCGGTGATGACAACACCTACTACTCAAATTTCGAATTCACCGCCGGCGTGGCCCTTGGTGAGGGAAACAAGATGGAACTCACCAGTGCCTCGCAGAAGATGCATCTGACGAGCGATCAGGACTGGCGCCCCCTATCCTTCTCCCAGACGGGCGATATCGCCGCCTCGGAGATCGTCTTCGCGGGCTATGGCATCGAAACGCCGGACAACTGGACGGACAGCAACGGCAAGAAACTCGAGCCGTACAGCAGCTACTTCCATCTCGACGTAAAAGACAAGTGGGTGCTTGTGCTGCGCTACCTGCCGGAGAATCTTTCCCAGGATCGTCGCAACGAACTGCTCCGCTTCACCAGCCTGCGGCACAAGGCCCTCACAGCACGACAGAAAGGCGCGCGCGGCATCATTGTTGCCAGCGGCCCCAACAGCAAAGTCGTGGAGCAGCTTGTGCCACTCACCTTCGATGCCTCACTCGCCTCCTCCGGCATTGCGGCAGTGAGCGTTACCGATGCGACAGCGGATCGAATTCTCGCCGCTGCGGAAATCGGAAAGACACTGGTCCAGCTCCAGTCCGATCTGGACAAAGGCGATCCCATCCAGGGCATTCCCCTCGGCAAGCTGAAGCTGTCCGCACACATCGCCATCGCCCAGGAAAAGAAGAAGGGCCGCAACGTGCTGGCCGTCCTCTGCAAGGGCACGGAGCCCGACTTCCACACCGCGCCCATCATCATCGGTGCGCACATCGATCACCTCGGCACCAATGGCGGCTCCAGCTCGCGCGCGAAAGGCGGCGACGTGCACAAGATTCACCATGGCGCGGATGACAACGCCTCAGGAAGCGCCGGTGTGCTGGAAATTGCCCAGTGGCTGGTGGACATGAAGAAGCAGGGCAAGCTAGACCAAAAGCGCGACATCCTCTTCGCCGCATGGTCCGGGGAAGAGCTCGGCCTGCTGGGCTCCACCCACTTCTGCGAGAGCCTGGCGAAGATGATCAAAGGCGATCCCAACGCCAAACTCACCGGCATGCTCGCCGCCGTGCTGAACATGGACATGATCGGCCGCTTCAACAAAAACCTCGTCCTGCAGGGCGTGGGCAGCAGCTCCTGGTGGCCGCGTGAGATCGAGCAGCGCAATGCGCCGCTGGGCATTCCCATCACCACACAGAATGACGCGCATCTCGCCACGGACTCCACCACCTTCTACACACGCGGCATCCCCACGTTGAATGCCTTCACCGGCGCACATGAGGACTACCACATGCCCTCCGATACAGCAGACAAGATCAACTACGAGAAGGCCGCGCAGGTGGCGAAGTTCATGGGGCTCGTCACGCGTTCACTGTCCACCACCTTTGATGCGCCGGACTACATCGCCATGGAAGCGCCGAAGAATCAGGGCACACGCACGGGATTGCGTGTCTACCTTGGCACCATCCCCGACTACGCGCAGGGTGACATCAAGGGCGTGAAGCTCAGCGGCGTGTCTCCCGTGGGCCCGGCTGCGAAGGCAGGCGTGAAGGCGGGCGACATCATCACCAAGCTCGGGGACAAGGATATCCAGAACATCTATGACTACACCTACGTCATGGGTGAGATGAAGATCGGCAAGGAGACCACCATCATCGTCCAGCGGGAGGGCAAGCCCGTGGAGTTGAAAATCGTTCCGGGCTCGCGAGACTGA
- a CDS encoding NAD(P)/FAD-dependent oxidoreductase: MSAASSSALPVLIVGGGLAGTAVAWQCWARAVPFLVLDPGEPGTTSKVAAGLVTPITGQRLKVSWRLEELLPEARVFYQRMEQAVGGTFYHPSPMVRLFSNERELKFWGLRRDEPDIQRWADTTTADAQVDASIFHNELGGFGQPDAAWLDTVAYLEASKEFFSAKGRWITGAFKDDELDVSSDMVTWQGERYAAAVFCRGADERHASRFFPWLQWDCARGVIADVRADYRDHRMVQRGGWMQPRGDGGIYRAGSTYEFDFTRSLEESTEELRGKLHVLLKVPFEILSSQTGLRPIVKRQQLIVGRHPVHERVLILNGLGSKGVLRAPFFSRMLMEHFWDGKPIEAEVDVRANG; this comes from the coding sequence ATGTCCGCCGCGAGTTCGAGTGCACTGCCCGTGTTGATTGTGGGCGGTGGGCTCGCGGGGACTGCGGTGGCCTGGCAATGCTGGGCGCGCGCAGTGCCGTTTCTGGTACTTGATCCGGGTGAGCCAGGGACCACCTCAAAGGTGGCTGCTGGTCTGGTGACTCCCATCACCGGCCAAAGGCTCAAGGTGAGCTGGAGGCTGGAGGAACTGCTGCCCGAGGCACGTGTATTTTATCAGCGCATGGAGCAGGCGGTGGGGGGAACGTTTTACCATCCCTCGCCGATGGTGCGGCTTTTCAGCAATGAGCGGGAACTGAAGTTCTGGGGGCTGCGCAGAGACGAGCCTGACATCCAGCGATGGGCGGATACGACCACCGCGGACGCGCAGGTGGATGCGTCCATCTTCCACAACGAGCTGGGCGGCTTCGGCCAGCCCGATGCGGCATGGCTCGATACCGTGGCGTATCTGGAGGCATCCAAGGAATTCTTTTCTGCGAAGGGAAGGTGGATTACCGGCGCCTTCAAGGATGACGAGCTGGATGTTTCCAGTGATATGGTCACATGGCAGGGTGAGAGGTATGCTGCCGCGGTGTTCTGCCGCGGTGCTGACGAACGCCATGCCTCGCGATTCTTTCCCTGGCTGCAATGGGATTGCGCGCGCGGCGTGATTGCGGATGTGCGCGCGGACTATCGCGACCACCGGATGGTGCAGCGGGGCGGGTGGATGCAGCCGCGGGGTGATGGCGGGATCTACCGCGCGGGCTCGACCTATGAGTTCGATTTCACGCGGAGCCTTGAGGAATCCACCGAAGAGTTGCGAGGGAAGCTGCACGTGTTGTTGAAGGTGCCATTTGAGATTCTCTCTTCACAGACCGGTCTCAGACCGATTGTGAAGCGGCAGCAGTTGATTGTGGGCCGGCATCCCGTGCATGAGCGCGTGTTGATCCTGAATGGACTTGGCTCCAAGGGGGTGCTGCGTGCGCCGTTCTTCTCGCGGATGCTGATGGAGCATTTTTGGGACGGAAAGCCCATCGAAGCGGAGGTGGATGTGCGGGCGAATGGGTGA
- a CDS encoding enoyl-ACP reductase FabI: MNAKPLEGKVGLVFGVANKRSIAWAIAQAWAEAGAKLIFNYQGERLKDNVEELAGTFGSDTPLFPCDVTKDEEVDTFFNKVSEITPKVDLLLHSIAFAPKEALEGDFINTSREAYATAHNISAYSLVHLARKSAPLMTDGGSIIAMSYYGAEKVVPHYNVMGVAKASLEASTRYLAYDLGKKKIRVNCISAGPVNTLAARGIAGFGAMLKHYDAHAPIGRSCEPSELGATGVFLASDGAASITGQVLYVDGGYQIMGM; the protein is encoded by the coding sequence ATGAACGCCAAACCACTCGAAGGAAAAGTCGGACTCGTCTTCGGAGTCGCCAACAAACGCAGCATTGCGTGGGCCATTGCACAGGCCTGGGCGGAAGCGGGTGCGAAGCTGATTTTCAACTACCAGGGCGAACGCCTGAAGGACAATGTGGAAGAACTGGCGGGCACCTTTGGCTCGGACACCCCCCTCTTCCCCTGCGATGTGACCAAGGACGAGGAAGTCGATACCTTCTTCAACAAGGTGAGTGAGATCACCCCCAAGGTGGACCTGCTCCTGCACAGCATCGCCTTCGCCCCGAAGGAAGCTCTGGAAGGCGACTTCATCAACACCTCCCGCGAAGCGTACGCGACCGCGCACAACATCAGCGCCTACTCGCTGGTGCATCTCGCCCGCAAGTCTGCTCCCCTCATGACGGACGGCGGCAGCATCATTGCCATGAGCTACTACGGCGCGGAGAAGGTGGTGCCCCACTACAACGTGATGGGTGTGGCCAAGGCCTCCCTGGAAGCCAGCACGCGCTACCTCGCGTACGACCTGGGCAAGAAGAAGATCCGTGTGAATTGTATCAGCGCTGGCCCGGTGAATACCCTCGCGGCGCGTGGCATTGCCGGCTTTGGCGCAATGCTGAAGCACTATGATGCGCATGCTCCGATTGGCCGCAGCTGCGAGCCTTCCGAACTGGGCGCCACGGGTGTCTTCCTCGCCAGCGATGGCGCAGCGTCCATCACCGGCCAGGTGCTCTACGTGGACGGCGGCTACCAGATCATGGGCATGTAA